The following are encoded in a window of Mycoplasmopsis bovis PG45 genomic DNA:
- a CDS encoding P68 family surface lipoprotein, with translation MKAKKLLWGIAPLMALAPIVAAKCGDGNETKSIVFQIGHRKSWPLSGGLAPFAEYYNKTFKGQKDFMPVKMSYADDHNTTSEFVLARRAKDNIESGNFKDVPNIILGAQSGAYVINQYNRLMDLSDVGIKKDIFNQSIADLHSILSGQADKSRVYNIPFDNADTDALAFNLDALYFMLKMIEDGKGEVDWTADIPKRAKEAAQPGKGNDLPEKSIWRALKLKEGEPFKGFKVDEKTFKSMEKIRELAVKFHDGTTLDQSKVDADTITGEVLSIDYNAQAFLKEFKSRIGKTENDVIWKLVLTGDQKKPTRVEYNLPNNPEYVKIFKELWDTYTTKSIKRHVKKVNENSKVFSSIKYMEHGIQEWGSWNIREFKSAISILASVGTNQRMLSSVSRKLFSKLKDGTLVKDFEKNNAKFEDVYLLPQLTLMSEGKDQIFAEGGSSILAVDTSKERDTNTPENRATKKFLSWLYTGKNTHTGTEEENWKTFAKLSGYIMPLKDVISDANEKWMKDEIERLLKEVREIEKKPNATETEKEVANKKFFTLNNLRSALVSLQSILNLEKNKDKVLVKASVTDDATSQIAGAIDGALYRSTIHDGHEIADADKLVEGFKQSVQNTPK, from the coding sequence ATGAAGGCAAAAAAACTACTATGAGGAATAGCTCCACTAATGGCATTAGCACCAATAGTTGCTGCTAAATGTGGGGACGGTAATGAAACAAAATCTATAGTATTTCAAATAGGTCACCGTAAATCATGACCTCTTTCTGGTGGATTAGCACCTTTTGCAGAGTATTACAACAAAACATTTAAAGGCCAAAAAGATTTTATGCCTGTTAAGATGTCTTATGCTGATGATCATAATACAACATCAGAATTTGTTTTAGCTAGAAGAGCAAAAGACAATATAGAATCAGGAAACTTTAAGGATGTTCCAAACATTATTCTTGGTGCTCAATCTGGCGCATACGTAATTAACCAATATAACAGATTAATGGACCTTAGTGATGTTGGAATTAAAAAAGATATATTTAATCAAAGCATAGCTGATCTACACTCTATATTATCAGGTCAAGCAGATAAATCTAGAGTTTACAACATACCTTTTGATAATGCTGACACAGATGCATTGGCATTTAATTTAGATGCACTTTACTTTATGCTTAAAATGATTGAAGATGGTAAAGGAGAAGTTGACTGAACTGCAGATATTCCAAAAAGAGCTAAAGAAGCAGCACAACCTGGCAAAGGTAATGACTTACCAGAAAAAAGCATTTGAAGAGCACTAAAACTCAAAGAAGGTGAACCATTTAAAGGTTTTAAAGTTGACGAAAAGACCTTTAAATCAATGGAAAAAATACGTGAATTAGCTGTTAAATTTCATGATGGAACAACATTAGATCAAAGTAAAGTTGACGCTGACACAATCACTGGTGAAGTTTTATCAATTGACTACAATGCTCAAGCATTTTTAAAAGAGTTTAAGTCTAGAATTGGAAAAACTGAAAACGATGTCATTTGAAAATTAGTTTTAACTGGCGATCAAAAGAAGCCAACACGTGTTGAATACAATCTTCCAAATAATCCTGAATATGTAAAAATATTTAAAGAATTATGAGATACATATACAACTAAGTCAATTAAAAGACATGTAAAGAAAGTTAACGAAAATAGCAAAGTATTTTCATCAATTAAGTATATGGAACATGGGATACAAGAATGAGGTTCATGAAACATTCGTGAATTTAAGAGCGCTATTAGCATTTTAGCTAGTGTTGGAACTAATCAAAGAATGCTTTCAAGTGTGTCTAGAAAACTATTTTCAAAATTAAAAGATGGAACACTAGTTAAAGACTTTGAAAAAAATAATGCTAAGTTTGAAGATGTTTATTTATTACCACAACTTACATTAATGTCTGAAGGCAAAGATCAAATTTTTGCTGAAGGTGGATCAAGTATTTTGGCTGTTGACACATCTAAAGAAAGAGACACTAATACACCTGAAAACAGGGCTACTAAGAAATTCTTATCATGACTATACACAGGAAAAAACACTCACACTGGAACAGAAGAAGAAAACTGGAAAACATTTGCTAAGTTATCTGGATACATAATGCCACTTAAAGATGTAATTAGTGATGCTAATGAAAAATGAATGAAAGATGAAATCGAAAGACTTCTTAAAGAAGTAAGAGAAATCGAAAAGAAACCTAACGCTACCGAAACTGAAAAAGAAGTAGCAAACAAAAAATTCTTTACTTTAAATAATTTAAGAAGTGCTTTAGTTTCTCTTCAATCAATACTAAATCTAGAAAAGAATAAAGATAAAGTTTTAGTTAAAGCATCAGTTACTGATGATGCTACTAGTCAAATTGCAGGCGCAATCGATGGAGCATTATACAGATCAACTATTCATGATGGTCATGAAATTGCAGATGCAGATAAACTAGTTGAAGGATTT
- the ileS gene encoding isoleucine--tRNA ligase has translation MPEIDYKETLNMPKTNFEMRANLTVKEPLFREKWEQNNLYAKVLEKNKNNTPFILHDGPPYANGSIHIGHALNKILKDIIVRYKSMRGFYSPYVPGWDTHGLPIELKMLTDAKINYKVISPIELRKRASEYADAQIENQISQFKSLQLLTDFKHIYKTKEPKFEAAQLRLFKKMVLDGLVYKGLKPVYWSPSSQTALAEAEVEYYDVDSPSIYVALEIVDKNGSQKVKNGDKLVIWTTTPWTLLANAAVAIGENFTYCRVEHNNQGYIVAKELANKFIEVCHFDEAKVTIDFNASELINIKYRSVLNNLVCPVVIGHHVSLESGSGLVHIAPLFGEDDFQIGTLNSLEMIMHVEDDGVLNEQAGNYKGMFYEKANAQIFDELISKSALLAKGTIRHSYPHDWRTHKPILFRGTPQWFVSIEKIKQQLLKELESINTYPEWAKKRLINMISERKDWTISRQRTWGVPIIIFYDKDGKPIINSAIFDYVIDLVEKHGTDIWWEKEVDELLPEEFRNNGYSKEMDIMDVWFDSGTTSLAVEIDKNLKPPYDLYLEGSDQYRGWFNSSLINSVAYTHKSPYKQIVSHGFVLDSKGEKMSKSKGNVVDPLKVIKKYGADILRLWVANAEYTNDVNISDEIINQNSEIYRKIRNTIKFLLGNLNGYEYDESVKRTGIHQYIMNELELIKEKVYKAYDEYNFSNVIKTINKYVVELSSFYLNITKDILYVHEFNSNERMMTLANFYDITNFLIKAIAPIIPTTAEDAYMHFNKINKLESIHLESFDVVKKYDANVLKEWDEFFVLKDEVNLLLENAIKNGLIKRTNEAKVTIKNPSELIKGYDLKQLLMVGVIEFGNVSKVESFNSVKCNRCWNHFAPAQIKDNLCPLCYKIVQKINGK, from the coding sequence ATGCCAGAGATAGATTATAAAGAAACACTAAATATGCCTAAGACTAATTTTGAAATGCGGGCAAATCTTACTGTTAAAGAACCACTTTTTAGGGAAAAGTGGGAGCAAAATAATTTATATGCTAAGGTTTTAGAGAAAAATAAAAATAACACTCCATTCATACTTCATGATGGTCCACCTTATGCAAATGGCAGCATTCACATTGGTCATGCATTAAATAAGATTCTAAAAGACATTATTGTTCGTTATAAATCAATGCGCGGGTTTTATTCTCCATATGTTCCAGGATGAGATACCCATGGATTGCCAATAGAACTTAAAATGCTTACTGATGCAAAAATTAATTACAAAGTTATTTCACCTATTGAGTTAAGGAAAAGAGCTTCTGAATATGCAGATGCTCAAATTGAAAATCAAATCTCTCAATTTAAGAGTTTGCAATTATTAACTGATTTTAAACACATTTATAAGACTAAAGAACCTAAATTTGAAGCTGCCCAATTAAGATTATTCAAGAAAATGGTGTTAGATGGTTTAGTCTATAAAGGTCTTAAACCTGTTTATTGATCTCCTTCTAGTCAAACTGCTTTAGCAGAGGCAGAAGTTGAATATTATGATGTTGATAGCCCTTCAATTTATGTTGCATTGGAAATTGTGGACAAAAACGGCTCACAGAAAGTAAAAAATGGCGATAAATTAGTAATCTGGACTACTACTCCATGAACACTTTTAGCTAATGCTGCTGTGGCAATTGGTGAAAACTTTACATATTGCAGAGTTGAACACAACAATCAAGGCTATATTGTTGCTAAGGAATTAGCTAATAAATTTATTGAAGTCTGCCACTTTGATGAAGCTAAGGTTACAATTGACTTTAATGCCAGTGAATTAATTAACATTAAATATAGAAGTGTTTTAAATAATTTAGTTTGCCCAGTTGTTATTGGACACCATGTAAGTTTGGAAAGCGGTTCAGGATTAGTTCACATTGCTCCATTATTTGGTGAAGATGACTTTCAAATAGGAACACTTAATTCATTAGAAATGATTATGCATGTTGAAGACGATGGTGTGCTTAATGAGCAAGCTGGCAATTATAAAGGCATGTTTTATGAAAAAGCAAATGCTCAAATTTTTGATGAATTAATCAGCAAATCAGCCTTATTAGCAAAAGGCACTATTAGACACTCTTACCCTCACGACTGAAGAACACATAAACCTATTTTATTTCGTGGAACACCACAGTGATTTGTTTCAATTGAAAAAATTAAGCAGCAATTACTAAAAGAATTAGAAAGTATAAATACTTATCCTGAATGAGCTAAAAAACGCTTAATTAATATGATAAGCGAAAGAAAAGACTGAACAATCAGCCGGCAAAGAACCTGAGGTGTGCCTATTATTATCTTTTATGATAAAGATGGTAAGCCAATTATAAATTCAGCAATTTTTGACTATGTAATTGATTTAGTTGAAAAGCACGGGACTGATATTTGATGAGAAAAAGAGGTTGATGAATTATTACCTGAAGAATTTAGAAATAATGGCTATAGCAAAGAAATGGACATTATGGATGTCTGATTTGATTCAGGAACTACATCATTAGCTGTTGAAATTGATAAGAACTTAAAACCTCCATATGATTTATATCTAGAAGGAAGCGACCAGTATCGTGGATGATTCAATTCATCATTGATTAATTCAGTAGCCTATACTCATAAAAGTCCATATAAACAAATAGTTAGTCATGGTTTTGTTTTAGATTCAAAAGGCGAAAAGATGTCTAAATCTAAGGGCAATGTTGTTGACCCACTTAAGGTTATAAAGAAATATGGTGCAGATATTTTAAGACTTTGAGTAGCTAATGCTGAATATACTAATGATGTTAATATTAGTGATGAAATCATTAATCAAAACAGTGAAATTTATCGTAAGATACGTAACACAATTAAGTTTTTATTAGGAAACCTAAATGGCTATGAATATGATGAATCAGTTAAAAGAACTGGCATTCATCAATATATAATGAATGAGCTTGAATTAATTAAAGAAAAAGTTTATAAGGCATATGATGAGTATAACTTTTCTAATGTTATAAAGACCATAAATAAATATGTTGTTGAATTATCTAGCTTCTATTTAAACATAACAAAAGATATTTTATACGTGCACGAGTTTAATTCTAATGAAAGAATGATGACTTTAGCAAACTTTTATGATATAACTAACTTTTTGATTAAAGCAATAGCACCTATTATTCCAACTACAGCTGAAGATGCATATATGCATTTTAATAAAATAAATAAACTAGAAAGCATTCACTTAGAAAGCTTTGATGTAGTTAAGAAATATGATGCAAATGTTTTAAAAGAGTGAGATGAGTTTTTTGTTTTAAAAGATGAAGTTAATTTACTATTAGAAAACGCTATTAAAAATGGTTTAATTAAGAGAACCAATGAAGCTAAAGTGACAATTAAAAATCCTAGCGAATTAATCAAGGGATATGATCTTAAACAACTATTAATGGTAGGAGTAATCGAATTTGGAAATGTTTCTAAAGTTGAATCATTTAATTCAGTAAAGTGTAATAGATGTTGAAACCACTTTGCTCCAGCTCAAATCAAAGACAATTTATGCCCATTATGTTATAAAATAGTACAAAAAATAAATGGAAAATAA
- a CDS encoding CTP synthase, whose translation MKTKFIFTTGGVLSGLGKGVTAASVGNLLKAQGFNIFVLKLDPYLNIDPGVMNPLEHGEVYVTSDGGETDLDIGHYERFIGIKLTKESNFTTGRIFTRILEKERRGDYNGKTVQIVPHVIDEIISIILNLAKQKDPDFMLIEIGGTVGDLESSPYIYAISKFASLYPENVMFSHLAFVPYLSASNEYKSKPSQVSISSLRSFGINPNLLLLRSQEGIDTSIIQKVSANAFVKPENVINIPDKANIYEIPLFLESSGILQIIYKHFKIDKSIDYEANAPWKEFANKYISKRCKPLNLLLVGKYTGLEDAYLSIISSLKIASAHQNIELTYKLVDSEKITSDNINSELDGYDGVVILPGFGVRGFEAKVNLAQYTRSNKIPTLGICLGFQAMTVAQARNIGITNATSKEFADQSREQEFVLTPFYENGDTMNIGGTLRLGEDKIKAKNGTLAQEIYGKAVFYERHRHRYEVTDKYRTLLEDHEFTFSGIHPDLNVAEICEVKNHPFYLGVQYHPEFTTQVLKSNPLFDSFLAKTWENKQNK comes from the coding sequence GCTTTAACATTTTTGTGCTTAAATTAGATCCATATTTAAATATTGATCCAGGTGTTATGAATCCATTAGAGCATGGTGAGGTTTATGTAACTAGTGATGGTGGTGAAACTGATTTAGACATAGGACACTATGAAAGATTTATTGGTATAAAGCTAACTAAAGAGTCGAACTTTACAACTGGAAGAATTTTTACTAGAATTTTAGAAAAAGAACGCCGGGGAGATTATAACGGCAAAACTGTGCAAATAGTTCCTCATGTCATTGACGAAATTATTTCAATTATTCTAAACTTAGCTAAGCAAAAAGATCCTGACTTTATGCTTATTGAAATTGGTGGGACTGTGGGAGACTTAGAATCAAGCCCATATATTTATGCAATTTCAAAATTTGCTAGTTTATATCCTGAAAATGTTATGTTTTCTCACTTAGCTTTTGTGCCTTATCTTTCAGCATCTAATGAATATAAATCTAAACCTAGCCAAGTTTCAATTTCATCTTTAAGATCATTTGGCATCAACCCAAATTTATTATTACTACGCTCACAAGAAGGTATTGACACTTCAATTATTCAAAAAGTAAGTGCAAATGCTTTTGTGAAACCTGAAAATGTAATTAATATTCCTGATAAAGCTAATATTTATGAAATTCCACTATTTTTAGAATCAAGTGGCATATTACAAATTATTTATAAACATTTTAAAATAGATAAGTCTATTGACTATGAAGCAAATGCCCCTTGAAAAGAATTTGCAAACAAATACATTTCAAAAAGATGCAAGCCACTAAATCTTTTATTGGTGGGTAAGTACACTGGCTTAGAAGATGCATACTTATCAATTATTTCATCACTTAAGATTGCTTCAGCTCATCAAAATATCGAATTAACCTATAAATTAGTTGATTCGGAAAAAATAACTTCTGATAATATTAACTCAGAATTAGATGGCTATGATGGTGTAGTTATTCTACCAGGCTTTGGAGTAAGAGGCTTTGAGGCAAAAGTAAATTTAGCACAATATACCCGCAGTAATAAAATTCCTACATTAGGAATTTGCCTAGGTTTTCAAGCCATGACAGTAGCTCAAGCCAGAAATATAGGTATTACAAATGCAACTAGCAAAGAATTTGCAGACCAATCAAGAGAGCAAGAATTTGTACTAACTCCATTTTATGAAAATGGTGATACAATGAATATTGGTGGTACACTTAGACTTGGTGAGGATAAAATCAAAGCCAAAAATGGCACACTTGCACAAGAAATTTATGGAAAAGCTGTGTTTTATGAACGCCATAGACACAGATATGAAGTAACAGATAAATACAGAACATTATTAGAAGATCATGAATTTACTTTCTCGGGTATTCATCCTGACTTAAATGTTGCTGAAATATGTGAAGTCAAAAATCATCCATTTTATTTAGGTGTGCAATATCATCCTGAATTTACAACACAGGTACTTAAATCAAATCCATTATTTGATTCATTCTTAGCTAAGACCTGAGAAAATAAGCAAAATAAATAA
- a CDS encoding signal peptidase II, with product MRNKKENKETFIQRIKTFYSSWKVYIKTNYTSILIKYAIFIVTFVILLVIDQVTKNVYFYPVPDPSASSGFRGDPTVVFDYGIIGFRSVAHHGVTIFSRFGQLSNATFNFIHFTSILLFVFLLTIPLFVKTNLMIVLCAAVAAGDIGNFIDRMRFNNTVKDIIFSPFIEKWSNRELGTFNFADTYIIGAAIFMAIAVLVKTFLLPNKEDLYEENMINELLVDPVVLEQANSANKAN from the coding sequence ATGAGAAACAAAAAAGAAAACAAAGAAACTTTTATACAGAGAATTAAAACATTTTATAGTTCTTGAAAAGTTTACATAAAGACAAATTACACATCAATATTAATCAAATATGCCATATTTATAGTAACATTTGTAATTTTATTAGTAATTGATCAAGTAACTAAAAATGTTTATTTTTATCCAGTTCCTGATCCTAGTGCTTCTTCAGGGTTTAGGGGAGATCCTACAGTAGTATTTGACTATGGAATAATTGGATTTAGGTCAGTTGCCCACCATGGTGTTACCATTTTTTCTAGATTCGGTCAGCTTTCTAATGCAACTTTTAATTTCATCCATTTTACTAGCATTCTTTTATTCGTTTTCTTGTTAACAATCCCGCTTTTTGTAAAAACAAATTTAATGATTGTTTTATGTGCTGCAGTAGCGGCAGGCGACATAGGTAATTTCATTGACAGAATGAGATTTAATAACACAGTTAAAGATATTATATTTTCACCATTTATTGAAAAGTGATCAAATAGAGAACTAGGAACATTTAATTTTGCAGACACTTACATTATAGGTGCAGCAATATTTATGGCAATTGCTGTGTTAGTCAAAACATTCTTATTGCCTAATAAAGAAGACTTATATGAAGAAAATATGATTAATGAATTATTGGTTGATCCTGTTGTTTTAGAACAAGCTAATAGTGCTAATAAAGCTAATTAA